The following are encoded together in the Glycine soja cultivar W05 chromosome 5, ASM419377v2, whole genome shotgun sequence genome:
- the LOC114412508 gene encoding homeobox-leucine zipper protein HAT22-like: protein MMGLDQDASSNSGLQLILGLALTATTTTTPSSPPSISNKLDHVDHHHHLITLRPTTKSSYNSSEAEPSLTLGLSRESYLKVPKSIIGHNNNKVSSCDDPLDLSTQTNSPHHSAVSSFSSGRVKRERDLSCEEVVDAKEIDQRDLSCEGIIRATEEEEDGAATRKKLRLTKEQSALLEESFKQHSTLNPKQKQALSKQLNLRPRQVEVWFQNRRARTKLKQTEVDCEFLKKCCETLTDENRRLQKELQELKALKLAQPLYMPMPAATLAMCPSCERLGGSAVNGAGGSPKTSFSMAPKPHFFNPFANPSAAC, encoded by the exons ATGATGGGTCTTGATCAAGATGCTAGCAGCAACTCTGGCCTTCAGCTTATTCTAGGGTTAGCTTTGactgccaccaccaccaccactccaTCATCACCACCATCCATTTCCAACAAGCTTGATCATGTTGATCATCACCACCATCTTATAACTCTTAGACCAACAACAAAGTCATCCTATAATTCCTCTGAGGCTGAACCATCATTAACGTTGGGTCTTTCCCGGGAGAGTTACCTCAAAGTCCCCAAAAGCATCATAggacacaacaacaacaaagtctCATCCTGTGATGACCCTCTTGACTTGTCCACACAGACTAATTCACCTCATCACAGTGCTGTTTCCTCCTTCTCCAGTGGCAGGGTCAAGAGGGAGAGGGATCTCAGCTGTGAAGAAGTTGTGGATGCAAAAGAGATTGATCAGAGGGATCTTAGCTGTGAAGGAATAATAAGAGCcaccgaagaagaagaagacggcGCCGCCACCAGAAAGAAACTTAGGCTCACCAAAGAACAATCTGCTTTGCTAGAAGAAAGCTTCAAACAACATAGCACCCTCAATCCT AAACAGAAGCAAGCTTTGTCGAAGCAGTTAAATCTAAGGCCACGACAAGTTGAGGTGTGGTTCCAGAACAGGAGAGCCAG AACAAAGCTGAAGCAGACAGAGGTGGACTGCGAGTTCCTAAAGAAATGTTGTGAAACATTAACAGATGAAAACAGACGGTTACAGAAGGAGCTTCAAGAGCTGAAGGCACTGAAACTGGCTCAGCCGTTGTACATGCCTATGCCTGCGGCAACACTCGCCATGTGCCCCTCTTGCGAGAGGCTCGGCGGCAGCGCCGTCAACGGTGCCGGCGGTTCCCCCAAGACATCATTCTCCATGGCCCCTAAGCCTCACTTCTTCAACCCCTTCGCCAATCCTTCTGCAGCATGTTGA